A single genomic interval of Phreatobacter oligotrophus harbors:
- a CDS encoding 3-hydroxyacyl-ACP dehydratase FabZ family protein — translation MRLEYFQMITRVVEFDADKKTLVAAADVPAESPVFEGHFPGYPLLPGVLMIEAMAQTSGWLILGLNGLTAMPFLVGTNTTKMRDFVKPSTPLMVHAELIGDGSSYAVTKAFITREGKRVAEAEIKFAVKTFPDPKFAAMIREWGERLQFPFEKLVAA, via the coding sequence ATGCGGCTCGAATATTTCCAGATGATCACCCGCGTCGTGGAGTTCGACGCCGACAAGAAGACCCTCGTGGCCGCCGCCGACGTGCCGGCCGAGAGCCCGGTCTTCGAGGGCCATTTCCCCGGCTATCCGCTGCTGCCGGGCGTGCTGATGATCGAGGCCATGGCGCAGACCTCGGGCTGGCTCATCCTCGGCCTCAACGGCCTCACCGCCATGCCCTTCCTCGTCGGCACCAACACCACGAAGATGCGCGACTTCGTGAAGCCCTCGACGCCGCTGATGGTCCATGCCGAGCTCATCGGCGACGGCTCCAGCTATGCGGTCACCAAGGCCTTCATCACCCGCGAGGGCAAGCGCGTCGCCGAGGCCGAGATCAAGTTCGCGGTGAAGACCTTCCCCGATCCGAAATTTGCCGCGATGATCCGGGAGTGGGGGGAACGCCTCCAGTTCCCGTTCGAGAAG
- a CDS encoding acyl carrier protein, whose amino-acid sequence MSSTFETVSKIISETCDIPLEKITPESHAIDDLGIDSLDFLDIAFAIDKAFGIKLPLEKWTQEVNEGKAKTEDYFVLGALCGKIDELVAAKGA is encoded by the coding sequence ATGTCGTCCACCTTCGAAACCGTCTCGAAGATCATCTCGGAAACCTGCGACATCCCGCTGGAGAAGATCACGCCCGAGAGCCATGCGATCGACGATCTCGGCATCGATTCGCTCGACTTCCTCGACATCGCCTTCGCCATCGACAAGGCCTTCGGCATCAAGCTGCCGCTGGAGAAGTGGACGCAGGAGGTCAACGAGGGCAAGGCGAAGACGGAAGACTACTTCGTCCTCGGCGCGCTCTGCGGCAAGATCGACGAGCTGGTCGCCGCCAAGGGCGCCTGA